A window of Acidobacteriota bacterium contains these coding sequences:
- a CDS encoding twin-arginine translocase TatA/TatE family subunit — protein MFGSIGMPELVIIFVIALIIFGPRKLPELGRSLGRSLGEFRRASTELRNSLEEEIRVEEQRDRAKTTAADPAPPRAADDTQPRGSSSAS, from the coding sequence ATGTTCGGTTCAATCGGCATGCCGGAGCTGGTGATCATCTTCGTGATCGCTCTCATCATCTTCGGCCCCCGCAAGCTGCCCGAGCTCGGCCGGAGCCTCGGCCGGAGCCTCGGCGAGTTCCGGCGCGCGTCGACCGAGCTCCGCAACAGCCTCGAGGAGGAGATCCGGGTCGAGGAGCAGCGCGATCGCGCCAAGACCACGGCGGCCGACCCGGCGCCTCCCCGCGCGGCCGACGACACCCAGCCCCGCGGCAGCAGCAGCGCCTCGTAG
- the tatC gene encoding twin-arginine translocase subunit TatC translates to MSSSDPRAARPGEAREDAEPDDGGRMSFLEHLEELRKRIIISLLSVAVGFVAAFAVIDRIFGFIMRPLQEVLPDGVKLIYTEPTEAFLLYLKVAALIGLFLATPVILWQVWLFVAPGLYVNEKKLAIPFVFFSTGFFVLGALFSHLVVFPWAWRFFAQFTTDYMQFTPKIAPTFSMYVRLLLAMGAVFQLPTLVYFLARMGLVTPRFLIRNTKYAILLIFIIAAVLSPPDVVSQVLMAMPMLVLYGLSIGIAWAFQKKPPASDA, encoded by the coding sequence ATGTCGTCGTCGGACCCGCGGGCGGCCCGCCCGGGAGAGGCACGGGAGGACGCCGAGCCGGACGACGGCGGCCGGATGTCGTTCCTGGAGCACCTCGAGGAACTCCGCAAGCGCATCATCATTTCGCTGCTCTCGGTGGCCGTCGGCTTCGTCGCGGCGTTCGCCGTCATCGACCGCATCTTCGGGTTCATCATGCGGCCGTTGCAGGAGGTGCTGCCCGACGGCGTCAAGCTCATCTATACAGAGCCAACCGAGGCCTTCCTGCTCTACCTCAAGGTCGCGGCGCTCATCGGCCTCTTCCTCGCCACCCCCGTCATCCTCTGGCAGGTCTGGCTCTTCGTCGCCCCCGGCCTCTACGTCAACGAGAAGAAGCTGGCCATCCCCTTCGTCTTCTTCTCGACCGGCTTCTTCGTGCTCGGCGCGCTGTTCTCGCACCTCGTCGTGTTCCCGTGGGCCTGGCGGTTCTTCGCGCAGTTCACGACCGACTACATGCAGTTCACGCCGAAGATCGCCCCGACGTTCTCCATGTACGTTCGCCTGCTGCTCGCCATGGGGGCGGTCTTCCAGCTCCCGACGCTCGTCTACTTCCTGGCGCGCATGGGCCTCGTCACCCCGCGATTCCTCATCAGGAACACCAAGTACGCCATTCTGCTCATCTTCATCATCGCGGCCGTGCTGAGCCCGCCCGACGTCGTCTCGCAGGTGCTGATGGCGATGCCCATGCTCGTGCTGTACGGCCTCAGCATCGGCATCGCGTGGGCGTTCCAGAAGAAGCCCCCGGCCTCAGACGCCTGA